The Paenibacillus mucilaginosus 3016 genome includes the window TCCGCCGCATAATAAAAAAATCCCACCCCCAAGACGTCAATAGTCTCAGGGACGAGATTCGGATCCTCGTGGTACCACCCCAGATTCGCCGATATGTCACCATATCAGCCTCTTCGAGTACGGCTAAGGGCCTAACGCTGCCCTGCGTATACTCTAGCTCTGTAACAGGAGCTCCTGTCACACCATCCCCTCCGAAGGTTCCGGCGTGCTGCTCTGAGTCTTTTTTCGATACATCCCTCTTTGCTCCTTTTCAGCGGACGGAGCTCTCTGTAAAAGATTAAGATCTACCTACTCTTCTCTTCATCGCATTTGAATCGGATATCAATGCATTTCAATGTTGCGATTATCTTATCAAATAACGGGCATAACGTAAACAACAAATTTTTTGAAATTTCGATTTTTGAAATTTCGATACTGGTTCCGGCCCGCGGCGGCTTGTGCTACAATCGGGGACAGACATATCTTCGCAGGAGAGACGATCATGACCGAACGCACCGGGTTCAAATATACGATCGGGGACACCGCGTTTGCGATCCAGCAGCTGCAGCAGACCGGCGTAACCTCCATGCCCCGCCCTCATTCACACGAATTCTATGAGCTCTATTACCTCTTCCATGGGGAGCGGGTCTACTTCATCGGCGGCAAGGTCTATACGGCCCGCAAGGGAGATCTGATGGTGGTCGTACCGAACGACCTGCACTCCACCGCTTCCTCCGCCGTAGCCGAGTTCGAACGGATGCTCGTTCACTTCTCCCCAAGCTTCCTCGGGGAGGAGGGACCCGGCCTGATGGAGCTTCCTCCGTTCCGGGAATCGACGCTGCTCAGCATTCCCATGAAGGAACAGCCGGAGCTCGAGCACCTGCTTCTGCAGCTGCACACTGAATGCCGCGAACAGCAGCCGCTGTACGAAGCGTGCGTGCGGCACCTGCTCGGCGAGCTTCTTGTGCGCATTCACCGCAGGGGGCTGATCGAGCAGGAGCCCCCCGAGAGCGTCCATCCGATGCACCAGAAGGTGACGGAGATCGCCTCGTACATCCACGGACACTATCAGGAGGACCTGACGCTCGGCGGCGTGGCGAAGCAGTTCTTCATCTCCCCGGCCTACCTGAGCCGCGTGTTCCTGAAGCTGACGGGCTTTCATTTCAGCGAATATATCCGCGTTGTCCGGGTCCGTGAAGCCCAGAAGCTGCTGCGGACCACGCGTGAGAAGGTGCAGTCGATCTCCGAGCAGGTAGGCTTCGAGCATATCTCCCACTTCAACAAAACGTTCAAGCGCATCGCCGGCCTCTCCCCCCTGCAGTACCGCGACCAGCACAGGTAGGGACTCCTTTTTAAACGTACTTGGGATGCACCAACGAAGAAGAAGCAGCTTGCCGCGGCAGGTCTGCTTCTTTTTGCATTACGCCAGGTTAAGAGAAGAGGTATTCCCTGAGGTCCGCGGAAAAATCTCTTATGACTTAAACACCCCCTGGTGCCGGCCGCGGTAATGAGAATACAATTTAGATAACCATCGAATTCAATACTCATCCCAACCGTACCATCATAAAAAGGAGTGGATCCCGTGGCTGCGGAGTTGTATCTTGTCCGACATGCGAAGAAAGAAAAGGGGATCGGAGACGCGGCGATCTCCTCCGAAGGCATGCGGCAAGCTCAAGCGACGGCACGCCATTTTCGTGGCCTCCCGATCACCCAAATCCTGTGCAGCCCTCTGCAGAGGGCTAAGATGACAGCCGCCATCATAGCCAAGGGGACAGGGACCGTTCTCACGGAAGATCACCGCCTGCGGGAGCGCGCCAACTGGGGAGACATTCCCGGGCAGACGTTCGAGGACTTCGTGGAGATGTGGGACCGGTGCACCCTGGACCGGGACTTCTCCCCGCCGGCGGGTGACTCCGCCAGACAGGCAGGAGAGCGGCTGGCTTCCTGCCTGCTGGATCTCTCCGCCAGTCATCCGCAGGGCCCCCTCCTCGTAGTGACTCACGGCGGCCTGATCACCGACTTCCTGGTTCAGGTCATTCCGGAGGCGGAATTGAACAAGCTGCATCCCCGCTTCATAGCGGAGCAAAGCCGGTTGGTCGCCGAGTGTTCCATCACCACAGTGCGCTGCGAAGACGGCCGGTTCAGCTTGGTGGACTTTGCCGCTGTGGAGCATCTGCTGTAACCAACCCCAAACAAGGCCGCCGTAAACAATACGGCGGCCTTCTGTTCGCTCCTTCCCCCTCTTACGCATAGCGGTTGATGAAGGAGGTCACCATATCATGCTTCAGCTCTTCGAGCGGAAACCCGTTCGGGTAAGAGGAATACATCAGCATGATCCCATGCAGCATGGTCGAGAACTGAAGCGACTCCAGTTCGGGCCGGGCCGCGTTCAGATTACGGAAAATCTCCGCCTGCACCTCGGCTTGGCGGGCCATCTCGTCCTTCAGTGTCTGACTATAGGCAGACACGACCTCGTCCGCTTCCGGATGGGTCTGCAGATGGAGATAAAAGCGGTACACATGAGGCTGCCGCTCCACGCTGCGAAGCGCATGCTCTGCAATATAGAGCAGCTGTTCCTTGGGGGAGGCCTGCCTTACCGCTTCTTCCATGACCTGCACGATCTCCTCTTTGCGGGTGTGAACCAGCTCCGCCAGCAGGTCGGTTTTGCCCTTAAAATAATTGTACAGCAGGCCTTTGGAGATGCCGGCTTTCTTGGCGACATCGTCAATCGATGCCTTATGAAAGCCTTTTTCGATAAAAACTTCGATCGCTGCGGCACGAATTTTCTCTTTCGCCATCCCGCGGATCCGTTCATTTTCTTGGGGCGTTCTTGGCATACGCGGTCACCTTTTGGATACGATTGTCCATTTATCATATGCGAGCAGACAGCCGGCGTCAAATTTTATTGACTGAATGTTCGTTCAATGGTAAATTGGGGTAGAAACAGCGAAGTACGATGACGTAACAGCAAGCCAAGTCCACAAGGAGGCTGCAGAGATGCAAATGCAAATGCAGACACAGGTAAAGCAAGTTGAGTTGAACGGACTTCTCTTTCAATACCGGGAGACGGGGAAGATCTCCTCACCGCCGATCATCGCTCTTCATGCGATGGGTATGACGGCTGAAACCTGGGATGAAGCCGCGGCCGTCTTAGGGGAAACGCACCGGGTGCTGGCCCTGAACCAGCGCGGGCACGGCGGAAGTGCCAGAACGGGAAGCTACACCTTTGAGCTGATGTGTGAAGACATGCTCGCCTTTGCGGACCGCATGGGGCTGGAACGGTTCATACTGCTCGGGCATTCCATGGGCGGCACCGTATCCTACCTCTTCTCGCAAACCTATCCGTCGAGAGTGGAACGCCTCCTTGTGGAGGATACGCCCCCTCCCTTCGCGGGCAAAAGGTTCGACATTCCCCCGGAGCCGTCCGAACCTCTGCCCTTCGACTGGGCCGTGGTGCCTTCGATCATCGGGCAGCTGAATGAGCCGGATCCGCAGTGGTGGGCCCGTCTGCCCGCCATCCAGGCCCCGACGCTGATCATCGGAGGCGGAGTCAGCAGCCCCATTCCGCAAGACAAGCTGAAGGAGGTTTCCGGCCTCATTCCTATTTGTAAGCTGGTGACGGTCGACGGCGGCGGACACCATGTGCATTCCACCCGACTGCCGGCGTTTTTGGCCGCCGTTCAATCGTTTTTGAAGGATGAACCCGTCTGACTCTCCACACAACAAACAAGCCCCGGTCGGCCGCCATCTGGCTGCTGAACCGGGGCTGTTGTTTTAGCCGCGAATCGAATTCTTGTCTTCCACTTCCACCGCGATCTTAACGCCGCGGAGCTCTTCCGGAAGCCGAATGCCTCCGTATGCGATCTCCTTCGAACCGCGACCCGAGACCTGCAGCATATCGCTGCCCTCCGGCGCACTGCCGCCGAGCCCCTCGATCTTCACGTGCTGCGCATGGCGCAGGGAGACGACCGGCCCCTGCTCCACATGCAGCGTTACGTCCTTCAGCGTCAGGTTCTGCGCATTCGTGCAGACCCCCCCCCGCTTCGCTGAAGCGGTGAAGTTCTCGACGACCAGCCCGTCGAGCGGCATCTCCGGCAGCCCGTTGATGAGCAGGGCCGTCTCGGCGCCTGCACACTGGACATCGCGGATCGTGATCCCGCGGAAGATCGGTGTCTCCACTGAGACGGGAACGATGTTCTCGCCCGCTACCCCCGAGCCTTCCTTGCCTTCGTAGAACAGGTGGAAGGAGATCGCCTCGCCGACAATGCTGTTCATGCGGATGCGCTCGATCTCAATGTCCTCCACCAGACCGCCGCGGCCGCGGGTGCTCTTGAAGCGCAGCCCGATGTCCGTGCCCATGAACGTGCAGTCCTCGACGCGCAGCCTGCGTACGCCGCCGGACATCTCGCTGCCGATGACGAAGCCGCCGTGTCCGTGGTAAACCCGGCAGTTCCGGATGAGAATATCCTCGCACGGGATGCCGAGCGCCCGGCCGGCCTCATCCTTGCCGCTCTTGATGCAGATCGCATCGTCGCCGACATCGAACGAGCAGTCTTCGACCAGCCCGTAACGGCACGAGTCGAGATCCAGGCCGTCCCCGTTCTGGCCGTACCACGGGTTGCGCACGGTGACTCCGCGCAGCGTCACATGCTCGCACGCCCACGGATGCAGGTTCCAGGCCGGGGAGTTCTGGAAGGTTGCTCCCTCGAGCAGCACGTACTTGCAGCGGCGCAGGCTGAGCAGGTTCGGGCGCAGGTAATCCCGCGCGGCTTCATAATCCTTCGGATCCGTGCTGCCTTCCCGCTTCAGCTGTGCGACCTTCGCCGGCCCGTTCATTGCGGCTTCGGAGGGCCACCACATACCGGCGTCCTCATCCACTACCCCTCCGGAGGCGATGAGCTTCGCCCAGTGCTTCTCGGTCATCTTCCAGTCCTTGACCGGACGCCAGGCATCGCCTCCCCCGTCAAAGACGCCGGCTCCCGTGATGGCCACGTGCTCCAGCCCTTCGCCGTCCAGCGGCGACTGGCAGCGGATCGACGGCTGCCCTTCATACTGCGAGAAGATCATCGGATAATCCTCGAAGCGGCGGGAGAAAAGCACCAGCGCTCCGGCCTGCGCATGCAGGTCGAGACGGCTGGCCAGGGACAGCGGGCCGGTCAGCCAGACGCCGGCCGGAATAACTACCCGTCCGCCGCCGGCCTGAGAGCAGGCGGCGATGGCCTTATGGAAAGCTTCCGTATTGTCGGTTACGCCGTCTCCCACCGCGCCATAGTCGGTTACGGAGAAGGAACGATCCGGAATGGAAGGCTGGCCGACTTCGGACAGGGTCCACGAAGACCCCGAGACGATCGGTTCTATCGATGACATAAAAGGATGCACCTACTTTTCTGAAGTGGAATGGCATACTGCCGGTTTGTGTCCCATTATAGGTCATGGAACCGCTCGGTTTCTCCCCCCGCCCTTGTCCGTTTTGCCCGAAATTGAATCTTCTTGCTCTACCCCTCCCGGAGGAATCTTCCCATAGGCTCCCTGATCCCCGGCTTCTTATGCATTCTTCTGCTCTTCCGGCACGAAGGCTGCCGTCGATCCCCGTACGAGCAGCTCCGGCTGGAGCACGAAGCGCTGCTTGGCCCCGCCATCGCCGAGCTCCTGCAGCAGCGCGTCGACGACGAGCCGGCCCATCTCCTCCATCGGCTGGGCGATGGTGGTCATCGGCGGATCGCACACCTCCGAGAGAATCGTATTGTCGAAGCTGACGATCGAGATGTCCCGCGGCACCGCGAGTCCCCGGGCTTTGGCGGCGCGCAGCGCCCCGGTGGCGGACATATCGTTGCAGCAGAACAGGGCGGTCGGACGCGCCTCCAGCTCGAGCAGCTCGGCTGCGGCCCGCCCGCCGTCCTGAATCTGGTCATCGTCGCCGAAGATGCGGATGCCGCACGGCGAAAGCGCTTGACCGGAGCGCTCCACCGTCTCGCAGAAGCCGCGGATCCGCTCGCGGTTATGCTTCTCCGAGATGACCCCGAACCGGCGGTGGCCGAGCTCCAGCAGGTGCCGGGCGGCCAGCACGCCGCCGAGATAGTCGTCGATGACGACCTTATGCACGTCCGCCGACGGCAGATCTCTGGCGATCATGGCCACCGGGACCGACCGGGACGACAGCCGCTCGAGCAGCGACGCATCCGATATCCCCGTGCCGATGATGATGCCGTCCACGCTTTTCTGCTCGAGCAGGCTGATGTAGCGTTCGACCCGCTCGTCCTTGTTGTCCGTAGAGCAAATGATGACACTGTAGCCGAGCTGCTGCCCCCGCTCCTCCACCGCTCGGGCGATCTCGCCGAAGAACGGGTTCGAAATATCCGGAACGAGCAGTCCGAGTGTATAGGTTCTCTTGCCCGTCAGGGCCGAGGCGATCATGCTGGGCTGGTACTGCAGCCGTTCGACGATCTCCAGAATCTCTTCCCGCTTCTTGGGGCTGATCTTGCCCTTGCCCCGGATCGCATTGGAGACGGTTGCAATGGAGACGCCCGCTTCTCTGGCTACATCGTAGATGGTCGCTTTCATCCCATCCCTCCTTTTTATCCTATCCAGCATACCATATTTTGGGCCCCGAACGGGATAGGAAACCGCTTAAAAAGGGGGCATTGTGGTAAAGAATGACGGCTTGGCTTTCCTCTGCAAGAACCGCGTGTGGAGGACCGTGTCGGGTATGGGTGGTAACGAGCCGGATGCGGTGATGACTTCGATGGTGTAGAAAAACAGCAGAAGCACCGGCTTCAAGGGCCGGCGCATGATGTCTGCCCATTCAACGGGGCAAGGCCATCCCATAGGGAGGGTACGCGGTTATTAAAAACATTACGGGATCGAGCCTTGGCGAGATATAACAGCAACGAGCAGCGTTTTACTTTCTGGTCATTCAAAAAGTCTTCCGTCAAATGCATACCCACGATGCAGCAGATAGACTCGGGCAGAGCACCCATCGTAAGCCAAGGGTATCTCTGCCCGAAGAGGCGGGATCTGAACCAAGCCCCGGATGCATATACGGACTGCCCTCCCAGCCGTTATTTGAAATAGCGGAACTCCAGTGCCTTATCCGGTTATTTCCCGTTATTTCCCGGAGAATAACGGAACTCCAGTGCCTTATTGACCTCGGCTGCGTCCCAAAGCTGCCCCTGTCATCGAAATAGCGAACCTCAGTTCCGCTAACGTCCAAACCGCCCGCCCAATGAAGCATTTAGCGAACCTCAGTTCCGCTAAACTTGGATCGTCCATACCGGAGACCGGACTTTTAGCGGCAAGGTGTAAATAGGACAGACTCACCGTCCCGGTAGAACGCATGTCGGCACTTCACAAACCATGTCCCAGTCCAGCATTCCTCCGATTCCCCACGACTCTTATGGCTCAACGCCCCAGACCCTTGTGCCGTCCCGGTAGAGCGTCACCTTGCTCCAATCCGCGTACGAGGTCTTCCCCGGATCGTACGAGTAATCTCCAGACTCCTGGAAGCTCGACCAGTCGCTCTTGTGAATGCGGGTCTGGATCTCGCCCGTCTGGCCGCCGGCCGGGATGCTGCCGCCCGTGAAGCTCACCTCCAGGTATGTGTCCGCTCCGGCGCCCGAGGCGCTGCCGAACGTCCCCTTGACGTTCGGGCTGCCGACCTGCGCCCAGTCCACCGCGAAGCTCAGCGGCTGGATCCCGTCCTTCGTGAAGTAGTAGCGGAGCTTCACTCCGCTCAGATCCACAGGAGAAGCACCCGTATTGCGGATGTTAAAATGCGGCTTGATCGCGTTATCCCCCGCGTTCGTGTCGGCGGCGCGGTACTGCAGGACCAGGCTGCCCGGTACCGGCGTGCCGCCGCCTCCCTGGCCGGCTGCCGGCTGCACGCTCACCTGGGCCGAGACCGGACCGGTGCCCGCCGCGTTCTTCGCGCTGACGACATAATAGTAGGTCGTCCCGTTAGCCAGGCCCGTGTCCGTGTACGAGGTCCCCGTCAACTCGGCGACCGTGGTGTACGGACCGCCGCTGACCGCCGCCCGCTTCACGATATAGCCCGTCGCTCCGTTGACGGCATTCCAGCTCAGGGCGGCCTGCCCGCTGCCGGGGGCGGCCTTCAGTCCCGCAGGGGCGGCCGGCACGCTCACCAGGCTCTCGCGAAGCTTGCTCCGCACGAACTGGCCGGAGGCGCTGAGCTGCGAAGCCGGCCACCCGCCGGAGGGATTCGCTCCCGGCAGCAGCGCGGCGGAAGTCTCCTCCTTGTCGGCCAGTGACCAGTTCGCCCAGGAGATGCCTCGGCTGTTCATGAAGTCGATCCACTCCTGCGCCTCACGGAGGAACGGTCCGCCGTCCCCCGAAGCGTCGCTCGCCCCCCACTCGGTGACGAATACCGCCGCTCCCTTGCTCCGCGCATAGTCGATCTTGTCGCGCAGCCACTGGCCGTGCGTACCCGCGTAGAAATGGGCCGCATACATGATGTTGCCGTACGGCAGCGGGCTGTCCGCCGCCTGGTTCACATCCTGACTCCAGTTCGGCGTGCCGACGATTATGATATTGTCCGGGTCGATCGCCCGGATCGCCTGGGTGAGCTCCTGCGCGTAAGGCTTGATCTGGCCCGCCCAGGTCACGTTCCCGTTCGGCTCGTTGCACAGCTCATAGATGACATTCGGATACTGCCCGTACAGCGCGGCCATCTCCTGGAAGAACGCTCTGGCCTGCGTCTTGTAGGTGTTCGGGTCCCCGTCGGTCAGGATGTGCCAGTCGATGATGACATACAGCCCGAGGTCAATGGCAGCCTGCACTGCCTCCTTCACCTTCTCCTTCACCGAAGGGTCGGTGATATACCCCTTCTCCGCCGTGTACATCGCCACCCGGAACAGGTTGGAGTTCCAGTCTTCCTTGAGCCACTTGAGGCTGCCCGGGTTCACGAGATCCCCGTACCAGTGGATGCCGTGGGAGCTCATCCCCCTCAGTTGGACGCGCTGCCCGCTCTCGCCCAGCAGGTCGGCCCCCTGCACCTTCAGCTGGCCGTAAGGAACGGCCGCAGCCGCCTGGCTGTATGCTGCACCGAACGGCAGCATCAGGCCGAGGACCGCAACCGCGGTACTGAGCCATGCCCCCCATAAGCGGAATGGTTTCATGTGCTTTTTTCCCCTCTCCATGTTATGATGGCGTCTTCCCCTATCCCCATACAGCAAAGGAACCCGCCCCGGAAGGCGGATCCCCCGCAATACATCTGCTAACCTCAGAGGGTCTTCCCCCTAAGGCTCGATCCCCCAAACCAGCTTGCCGCCCTGGTACAGCGTGACTTTGTCCCAGTTCGCATACGCGGTCTTCGTCCCATCGAAGGAGTAGTCGCCCGTCTCGTTGAAATTCGACCAGTCGGTCTTCGCCATCCGCAGCTGGATGTCACCGGTCTGGCCGCCGGCCGGGATCGAACCCGCCGCCGCCGTGAAGCTGATCTCCACATACGTATCGGCTCCGGTCCCGGAGGCGCTGCCGAAGACGCGCTGCACGTTGGCACCGCCCACCTGCGCCCAGTCCACCCAGGAATCCAGACCCGCACTTCCGTCCTTCGTGAAGTAGTAGCGGATCTTAAGGTCGCTCAGGTTCACCGCCGCCGTCCCGTTGTTCTTGATGTTAAAATGAGGCGAGATCGCATTGTCGGCCGCATTCGTGTTGCCTGCACGGTACTGGACGGCGAGACTGCCGGCCGGCGGTGTCACGGAGCCCTCTGGAACTGCGGACACGGGAGCCGAATTCGCGCTCTCGCCGGCACTGTTCACCGCGCTGACCACGTAATAGTACGCCGTGCCGTTCGTCAGGCCCGTATTCGTGTAGCTCGTGGCCGCCAGGCCCGTCGCTACCGTCGTGTAAGGACCGCCGCTGACGGTCGCACGCTTCACCGTGTAGCTCGTCGCTCCTGCAGAAGCGCTCCACGTCAGCGTCACCTGCGCATTGCCCGCGGCGGCCGTCAGGCCGGCCGGTGCGGCAGGAACGCTCACGCCGCTGCTTGGCACGGCGCTCACCTGCACCGACGCCGCACTTTCGCCGGCAGCGTTCGAAGCCGTGACGATATAGTAGTAGACCGTACCGTTCGTCAGGCCCGTGTTCGTGAAGCTGGTGGCCGTCAGGCCTGCAGCTACCGTAGTGTAAGGTCCGCCGCTGACGGACGCACGCTTCACGGTATAGCTCGCGGCTCCCGCCGAAGCATCCCACGTCAGCGTGACCTGCGCGTTGCCTGCAGCTGCCTTCACGCCTGCCGGTGCAGCCGGTACCGCCGGTGTGCCGCCGCCCGAACCCGGGATCGCCGGATAGGCGTTCTGCACGAGCATCACGAACTGGTCATGGAACCAGTGGCCGGCCAGCGGCGCATCCGGCATCGCGCCGGTCAATACGCCGTCCGCGTTCGTGTAGGTCGGATCGCAGTTCGGGTCGGCGAGCTTGCCTTCGTCATTCGGGATGAACTTGCTCGCCCCGTCCGATTCGCCCGGCGGTTTGACCCAGACCAGCGCATCGATATGGGATGCGGCGTAGCCGGCCGGAGCGTTCTGCGGCGGCAGACCGATGCCGGCGCCGTTGTTATTGCACCACAGTCCGCGGTGAGCGCGGCGGTCGATCCGGCCGGAGTTCACATACGTGTCGATATCCGAACCGCTAGCTCCCGCCGGACGGTTCACGCCGCCCCAGCCGTTGCGGCCCGTGTCCACCAGGAACCCG containing:
- a CDS encoding glycoside hydrolase family 28 protein, coding for MSSIEPIVSGSSWTLSEVGQPSIPDRSFSVTDYGAVGDGVTDNTEAFHKAIAACSQAGGGRVVIPAGVWLTGPLSLASRLDLHAQAGALVLFSRRFEDYPMIFSQYEGQPSIRCQSPLDGEGLEHVAITGAGVFDGGGDAWRPVKDWKMTEKHWAKLIASGGVVDEDAGMWWPSEAAMNGPAKVAQLKREGSTDPKDYEAARDYLRPNLLSLRRCKYVLLEGATFQNSPAWNLHPWACEHVTLRGVTVRNPWYGQNGDGLDLDSCRYGLVEDCSFDVGDDAICIKSGKDEAGRALGIPCEDILIRNCRVYHGHGGFVIGSEMSGGVRRLRVEDCTFMGTDIGLRFKSTRGRGGLVEDIEIERIRMNSIVGEAISFHLFYEGKEGSGVAGENIVPVSVETPIFRGITIRDVQCAGAETALLINGLPEMPLDGLVVENFTASAKRGGVCTNAQNLTLKDVTLHVEQGPVVSLRHAQHVKIEGLGGSAPEGSDMLQVSGRGSKEIAYGGIRLPEELRGVKIAVEVEDKNSIRG
- a CDS encoding glycoside hydrolase family 6 protein, translating into MSLVLAAAALLGGLLPAGAATSYAAEAHVDNPFAGATAYVNPDYAAQIDTSIAKVSDPALQAKMETLKSYPTAVWLDRIAAIGGGASNGGRRSLEGHLDAALAQKKGTAPITATFVIYDLPGRDCHALASNGELPLTQEGLQRYKTEYIDAIASIFANPKYRDIRIVTVIEPDGLPNLVTNLSDPKCAAANSSGIYIAGFQYALNKLHAIPNVYNYLDIGHSGWLGWDDNRRGAVTLYTNAVKGTTAGLASVDGFITNTANTTPLVEPYLTNPNLSINGQPIRSSKYYEWNPNFDETDFTAALYADFTAAGWPSTLGFLVDTGRNGWGGVNRPAGASGSDIDTYVNSGRIDRRAHRGLWCNNNGAGIGLPPQNAPAGYAASHIDALVWVKPPGESDGASKFIPNDEGKLADPNCDPTYTNADGVLTGAMPDAPLAGHWFHDQFVMLVQNAYPAIPGSGGGTPAVPAAPAGVKAAAGNAQVTLTWDASAGAASYTVKRASVSGGPYTTVAAGLTATSFTNTGLTNGTVYYYIVTASNAAGESAASVQVSAVPSSGVSVPAAPAGLTAAAGNAQVTLTWSASAGATSYTVKRATVSGGPYTTVATGLAATSYTNTGLTNGTAYYYVVSAVNSAGESANSAPVSAVPEGSVTPPAGSLAVQYRAGNTNAADNAISPHFNIKNNGTAAVNLSDLKIRYYFTKDGSAGLDSWVDWAQVGGANVQRVFGSASGTGADTYVEISFTAAAGSIPAGGQTGDIQLRMAKTDWSNFNETGDYSFDGTKTAYANWDKVTLYQGGKLVWGIEP
- a CDS encoding alpha/beta fold hydrolase, producing the protein MQMQMQTQVKQVELNGLLFQYRETGKISSPPIIALHAMGMTAETWDEAAAVLGETHRVLALNQRGHGGSARTGSYTFELMCEDMLAFADRMGLERFILLGHSMGGTVSYLFSQTYPSRVERLLVEDTPPPFAGKRFDIPPEPSEPLPFDWAVVPSIIGQLNEPDPQWWARLPAIQAPTLIIGGGVSSPIPQDKLKEVSGLIPICKLVTVDGGGHHVHSTRLPAFLAAVQSFLKDEPV
- a CDS encoding cellulase family glycosylhydrolase; translated protein: MKPFRLWGAWLSTAVAVLGLMLPFGAAYSQAAAAVPYGQLKVQGADLLGESGQRVQLRGMSSHGIHWYGDLVNPGSLKWLKEDWNSNLFRVAMYTAEKGYITDPSVKEKVKEAVQAAIDLGLYVIIDWHILTDGDPNTYKTQARAFFQEMAALYGQYPNVIYELCNEPNGNVTWAGQIKPYAQELTQAIRAIDPDNIIIVGTPNWSQDVNQAADSPLPYGNIMYAAHFYAGTHGQWLRDKIDYARSKGAAVFVTEWGASDASGDGGPFLREAQEWIDFMNSRGISWANWSLADKEETSAALLPGANPSGGWPASQLSASGQFVRSKLRESLVSVPAAPAGLKAAPGSGQAALSWNAVNGATGYIVKRAAVSGGPYTTVAELTGTSYTDTGLANGTTYYYVVSAKNAAGTGPVSAQVSVQPAAGQGGGGTPVPGSLVLQYRAADTNAGDNAIKPHFNIRNTGASPVDLSGVKLRYYFTKDGIQPLSFAVDWAQVGSPNVKGTFGSASGAGADTYLEVSFTGGSIPAGGQTGEIQTRIHKSDWSSFQESGDYSYDPGKTSYADWSKVTLYRDGTRVWGVEP
- a CDS encoding helix-turn-helix transcriptional regulator produces the protein MTERTGFKYTIGDTAFAIQQLQQTGVTSMPRPHSHEFYELYYLFHGERVYFIGGKVYTARKGDLMVVVPNDLHSTASSAVAEFERMLVHFSPSFLGEEGPGLMELPPFRESTLLSIPMKEQPELEHLLLQLHTECREQQPLYEACVRHLLGELLVRIHRRGLIEQEPPESVHPMHQKVTEIASYIHGHYQEDLTLGGVAKQFFISPAYLSRVFLKLTGFHFSEYIRVVRVREAQKLLRTTREKVQSISEQVGFEHISHFNKTFKRIAGLSPLQYRDQHR
- a CDS encoding histidine phosphatase family protein; the encoded protein is MAAELYLVRHAKKEKGIGDAAISSEGMRQAQATARHFRGLPITQILCSPLQRAKMTAAIIAKGTGTVLTEDHRLRERANWGDIPGQTFEDFVEMWDRCTLDRDFSPPAGDSARQAGERLASCLLDLSASHPQGPLLVVTHGGLITDFLVQVIPEAELNKLHPRFIAEQSRLVAECSITTVRCEDGRFSLVDFAAVEHLL
- a CDS encoding TetR/AcrR family transcriptional regulator produces the protein MPRTPQENERIRGMAKEKIRAAAIEVFIEKGFHKASIDDVAKKAGISKGLLYNYFKGKTDLLAELVHTRKEEIVQVMEEAVRQASPKEQLLYIAEHALRSVERQPHVYRFYLHLQTHPEADEVVSAYSQTLKDEMARQAEVQAEIFRNLNAARPELESLQFSTMLHGIMLMYSSYPNGFPLEELKHDMVTSFINRYA
- a CDS encoding LacI family DNA-binding transcriptional regulator; the protein is MKATIYDVAREAGVSIATVSNAIRGKGKISPKKREEILEIVERLQYQPSMIASALTGKRTYTLGLLVPDISNPFFGEIARAVEERGQQLGYSVIICSTDNKDERVERYISLLEQKSVDGIIIGTGISDASLLERLSSRSVPVAMIARDLPSADVHKVVIDDYLGGVLAARHLLELGHRRFGVISEKHNRERIRGFCETVERSGQALSPCGIRIFGDDDQIQDGGRAAAELLELEARPTALFCCNDMSATGALRAAKARGLAVPRDISIVSFDNTILSEVCDPPMTTIAQPMEEMGRLVVDALLQELGDGGAKQRFVLQPELLVRGSTAAFVPEEQKNA